In one window of Arachis ipaensis cultivar K30076 chromosome B06, Araip1.1, whole genome shotgun sequence DNA:
- the LOC107647157 gene encoding uncharacterized protein LOC107647157, whose protein sequence is MFLATRTSRKRKEVDQETQDAIDEFQNRQAAGETDEEAFESLFGKEQPGRVRCYGRSITRRDLKKHAEISELKQQHQEEVTSLKAELGDMKAKQQHQEADLHGLRNMIK, encoded by the exons ATGTTCCTTGCTACTCGAACAAGTCGGAAAAGGAAGGAAGTTGATCAGGAAACACAAGATGCAATT GATGAATTCCAAAACCGGCAAGCTGCTGGTGAAACAGATGAGGAAGCTTTTGAGTCTTTATTTGGAAAAGAACAACCAGGTCGGGTTAGGTGCTATGGAAGATCTATTACACGACGTGACTTAAAAAAGCATGCAGAAATTTCTGAACTCAAGCAACAACACCAGGAGGAAGTCACATCTTTGAAGGCTGAACTTGGAGACATGAAGGCCAAACAGCAGCACCAAGAGGCTGACCTTCATGGATTGCGAAACATGATTAAGTAG